AATCCCTCTACCAGGCTACCGCCGAGATCCCCGATCTCGAGCGCCAGATCGCGCAGCAGGAGGATGCCCTCAGCATCCTGCTCGGCCGCAACCCCGGCCCCATTCTGCGCGGCAGCCTCAGCACGGTCGATTGGCCCAATCCCCATCAGGTGCCGGCCGGCCTGCCCCTGCAGCTGCTCGAACGCCGTCCCGATATTGAAGAGGCGGAAGCCCAGCTCCGCGCCGACAACGCCAACGTCGATGTCGCCCGCGCGCGCTTCTTCCCGCAGCTCTCCATCACCGGCAACGGCGGCACTGACAGCAGCCAGTTCAAGCAGCTCTTCGATGGCAGCAACATCCTCTGGTATGTCACCGGGAGCCTGACGCAGAACATCTTTGACGCCGGCTCGCTGCGCAACAACCTCCACCTCACCCAGGCGGAGAAGCAGCAGCAGGTGCTCACCTACTCGCAGACCATCCAGAAGGCATTCCAGAACGTCTCCGACTCACTCATCGCCTTGCAGCGTTATCGCGAATACCGCGCGCAGGAAGAAAAGTACGTCGCCGCCGCCAAGGATGCCACCCGCCTCGCCCGCATGCGCTACAAGGGCGGAGCCACCAGCTACCTTGAGGTGCTCACCAACGACACCACCTATTACCAGGCTCAGATCAGCCTGCTGACCGCGCGCGAGCAGGAAGCCATCAGCTTCGTCCAGCTCTACAGCGCCCTCGGCGGCGGCTGGCAATAATCTCCCCCTTGTTCCTCTTCCCCATCGGGCGGACACCGTTGTCCGCCCCTCCTTTTTTCCCGCACCAGGTTTTCTGAAGGGGCAGGGCTTCAGCCCTGCCATAAAGGCAACAAACCCAGCGGCCTTTAGGCCCTGAGGAGTAGTCTTCTGATCCCTTCGGACGTTCTCAGCAGCCTGCGTGCGGACTAAATTCCCGCACCTCCGGCCCGCAAAGCCCTCACACGATTCCCGCCGCGCCCCGCGCGCGCCACAGCGCCCCATCCACTGGATCAACCACTCCATCCATCGCCTGCGTCTCCGGGTACTCCTCGCGCACGCGCGCAATCAAAGCCGCCCGCACCCGCGCGACTTTTTCCATGATGCTTCCGGCAAAGGCGAGCCGCGGCGCAAACGTGCCCGCTTGCCCCATGCGCCGCATCAGCACGCAGGCAAGATGCGCCAGTTCCCTGCCCTGCTCCACCAGAACCGCCTGCGCGACGTCGTCGCCACGCTCCGCGCAATCCACTACCGTCCTCGTCAGTTGCGAGAAGTCCGGCCCGGGAATCGCATTCGCATGCGCCACCAGTTCGTCGAACGATGAGAGCTGCCAGAACTCCAGCACCGCCGGCAGCAGCAGCGTCGTCTTCTCTTCATCCCTCGCGAGGCACAGCGCCCGCAGCGCCTGCAGCCCGATGCGATGCCCCGACCCCTGGTCTGCCAGCACCGGACCCCATCCGCCCGCCGTAATCACGCGGCCCTCCACCGTGCGGGCCGCCACATTCGATCCCGTACCCGCCAGCACCAGCACACCGGGCTCTCCTCTGAAGGCCGCATCCAGGGCAATCTCCACGTCGCCCAGAATCAACAGCCCCCCGCCCACTCTCGCCGGAATCTCCGCCCGCAGCCAGTCCGTCACCAGCGGAACCGTCTCCCCGGCTGTTCCCACGCACGTCTGCGCAATCCCGCTCATGGCGATGCCGGTCTTCGCCGTGAGTTCCTTGAGCGCAGTCTCCAGATGATGCGCCGCCGCCTGCGCATCCACACGCATGCGCTTGATTGAGTCCGATCGCACTCGAGCAATCACGCCCTGCTCATCGGCCAGCGCGTAATCGGCCTTCGTGCCCCCGGCATCAATGCCCAGAAAAAATGCCATGCAGCCTCTCCATCTTCATCTATGCTCGCGCGCCATGCGTGGTCCCCCGCGCTACGCCCGATCCCACGGGCTACACCCTATCAAAGATCACTTCAATCTCTTCGAGCGTCTTGCCCTTGGTCTCCGGCAGCAGTGTCGTCGCGGTCAAAAAGTATGCCGCCGCGCAAACCGCCCACAGCGCAAACATCGCGTAGTAGCCATAGTTCCCTGCCACCGGCAGAAAAATCGCCGCCAACATCGTCGAAACGCCCTGATTCAACAGCAGCGCAATGCCCATCCCCATCGAGCGGATGCGCGTCGGCATCAGCTCCGAGAGCATCAGCCACACCACCACGCCGGGCCCCGCCGCATAGCACGCAATGAAGCCCGCCAGACACAGCGCAATCATCCATCCCGTCCGGCGCGCCGGCAGCGGCCCATACATCGCCCGCTCAATCACCAGCGGAGCCGCAGCAGCAGCGGCCTTGGGCGCAATGCGCAGCTCCGGATGCGCCGTGTTCGTCTGCACCGTCGTGATCTGCTGCCCCTTGCCGTAGCGGTACACCACCGTCAGCGCCATGCCATTCGCTCCCTTGGCCGCAACGCCGAGCGACTGCGTGTTCACCGGCAGCGCGATCGTGTCTCCATGCACCGCGGAAGCCACCCGCGCGGTCACATTCGTCTGCTGAGACTCAAAGCCAAAGAAGATAGCCGCGCCCAGCGCCAGCGACAACACAATGCCGCCCGTGCCGATCCGCAGCAGAAACCTCCGGCCCTTCTTGTCGATCAGGCTCACGCCCACCAGCGTCATCACGCAGTTCAGCACCACTACGGCCACATCGCCCTGCGTTGCATGCGTGGCCGTCCAGCCGGCCTTCATCAGAATCACCACCACAAACGCCAGCACCGAGTTGATGCCTGTCGCCGTATTCAGCGCCAGCACCAGGCATGCCAGCAGAAAAGGCAGCACATATTTGCGGCGCAGCAGCGAACCCCGCTCCTTCACCGCGCCGCCAGCGCCGGCCACACCCGCCGCCGCCACGGTCTGCATCTCTTCAATCTCGCGCGCCGCTTCTTCCCGGCTCATCGTGCGCTCCAGCGCGCGCCCGGCCGCCTCCACACGGCCCCGGCGAAACAGCCAGCGCGGGCTCTCATGCAGAAAGAACGCTCCCGCAAAGAAGATGATTCCCGGATAGATCACCGCTAGAAACATGCCGCGCCACGCATGGTTTTCCGCCGCCAGTATCAGGCCGGCATGCCCGGCCGCATGCGCAATCGCCGCCTCGGCCTGATGCGTGTAAAAGTAGCCGATCAGCGAAGCCATCACGATGCCAAACGTCAGCATGAACTGGAAGATCGCCGTGCCCCGCCCGCGCACATCCGCATCCAGCGTCTCGGCCAGGTACAGCGGAACCACCACCGCAATCACGCCGCCGCTCATGCCCTGCAACAGCCTGCCCAGAAACAGCGGAACAAAGCTCTGCGAGGTCACAATCAGGCCCACGCTGGCCACAAACATCAGGCCGCTCACCACCATCATCTTCTTGCGGCCAAACCAGTCGGCCAGCACTCCCGCCGCCGGCGAAGACAACATGCTGCCGCCCAGCACCGCGGCCACAATCATCGAGGTCTGCTCGAGCGTCAAATTGACCGTCTTATTCAAAAACACCAGCGCCGCCGCAATGATGCCCACGTCAATGCCATACAAAAGCCCGCCAAGTCCGGCAATCAGCAGCAGATAGACGCGATAGAAAACCGTGTTCCCTGTTTTTGCCATGCTGTACGCTTATGCCTGCGCCAACCGCCACCACGGGTGGTTCAGCGCGCGGCTTCGCTTCCTCCGCTGACCTTGATTTGTGTTCTTTTGAAGATACCCTGTAGCGTTCACGCAATGACGCGTCAGATGCTCTCTGCAGCCAGATAATAAACAAACCCTCCCGGCTCAGGGAGCGTTCACCTGGTAGACAGCCTGCGCCGCGCCCGAAATCTCCGCATCCTTCTCGCTGTCGAGGTCCAGCACCGTCACCGTGTTCTTGCCCTTGTGCAGCCAGCACGCCGGCACATAATCCGACTGCTGCGGACCAATATTCCAAATGCGCCCAATCGCATGCCCGTTCACCCACAACAGCCCTTTGCCGATCTCACTCACGTTGAGATACGTATCTCCCGTCTTCTCAATCGTGAACGTTCCCCGATGAAAGGCAGGCCCCGCGGCCGTCTGCGTCTTCCAGCTCAACCGGGGCACCCTCTGCATCGGCAGCGAATAGTTCTTCCACCCCGTCAGTCGCTCGCCATTCCAACGCACCGGCGCAATCAGCCCCTTCGGATCATCCGGCAGCAACGGCCCATAGTTGATGCGCCCCATGTCCTCCACCAGGATGTCGAGTTCCGCCGAAGCTCCCCGCACATCCAGAGTCATCGCATGCTGGCACAGGCGGCGGTCTAGCGTGCCCACCCGTTTTCCATTCAGATACACAATGTCGTAGTCGCGCGCCTCGCCCACATCGAGCGTTCCCCGCGCGGGTCCGTGAATCTCGGTGCGATACAGCACAAAACCGGTCTGCTGCCCAAGCTCGGCAAAACTCAGCGGAGACGCGCTCACCCGCGGCCTCTTGAGATCGCTCCACAGCGAAGCCGCCAGCGGCAGCCGGAACGCAGGAATCGTAATCAACGGCGTCAGCGCCGGAACCGGCGGCAGCACATGGCCCGGCGTGTATTGCCGGAACAATTTGCGAAACGCGTAATACGCCGGCGTGGGATCGCCTGCCTCATTCAGCGGAGCCGCGTAGTCATAGCTGGTCGTCTGGGGCGCATAGTCCGTGTCGGCCGCATTGTCATTCGCACCGTTCATAAAGCCCCAGTCCGTCCCTCCGTGAAACATGT
The DNA window shown above is from Acidobacterium capsulatum ATCC 51196 and carries:
- a CDS encoding glycoside hydrolase family 35 protein; protein product: MKCRYFVAAVLLSWLFAVLPLHAVPALSETHTRAAHTATVGDGHFILDGKPVQIISGSIHFARVPRAEWGDRLRKARAMGLNAISVYVFWNVQEPHRGQWDFSGQYDVARFIRMAQQAGLYVILRPGPYACAEWSMGGYPAWLWKDGRVKIRSSDPAYLHAAQDYMDHLGQQLKPLLWTHGGPIIAVQVENEYGSFGKSRAYLEEVRRMVAGAGLGGVVLYTADGPGLWSGSLPELPEAIDVGPGGVENGVKQLLAYRPHSKLVYVAEYYPGWFDQWGQPHHHGAPLKEQLKDLRWILSRGYSVNLYMFHGGTDWGFMNGANDNAADTDYAPQTTSYDYAAPLNEAGDPTPAYYAFRKLFRQYTPGHVLPPVPALTPLITIPAFRLPLAASLWSDLKRPRVSASPLSFAELGQQTGFVLYRTEIHGPARGTLDVGEARDYDIVYLNGKRVGTLDRRLCQHAMTLDVRGASAELDILVEDMGRINYGPLLPDDPKGLIAPVRWNGERLTGWKNYSLPMQRVPRLSWKTQTAAGPAFHRGTFTIEKTGDTYLNVSEIGKGLLWVNGHAIGRIWNIGPQQSDYVPACWLHKGKNTVTVLDLDSEKDAEISGAAQAVYQVNAP
- a CDS encoding efflux transporter outer membrane subunit; amino-acid sequence: MSFRNSTLLASSLAVLLLAGCTVGPKYQRPQVPVPPSYRGGAVVNSTPADAKATAASLGAQKWSTVFQDPVLQKLISEAITNNYDIRIAAQRILEEQDQLGVTRAQEYPTLSGGASYDTIGLPASISKALNGNNNNNSNNTGRRNIYAGGLSLSAAWNLDFWGYYRSQTRAAREQLLASTWARRMTIDTVVENVATAYFQLRTLDAELAITRQTVAARKNSLQLTQTLERGGNGTLEDVRQAQESLYQATAEIPDLERQIAQQEDALSILLGRNPGPILRGSLSTVDWPNPHQVPAGLPLQLLERRPDIEEAEAQLRADNANVDVARARFFPQLSITGNGGTDSSQFKQLFDGSNILWYVTGSLTQNIFDAGSLRNNLHLTQAEKQQQVLTYSQTIQKAFQNVSDSLIALQRYREYRAQEEKYVAAAKDATRLARMRYKGGATSYLEVLTNDTTYYQAQISLLTAREQEAISFVQLYSALGGGWQ
- a CDS encoding MFS transporter — its product is MAKTGNTVFYRVYLLLIAGLGGLLYGIDVGIIAAALVFLNKTVNLTLEQTSMIVAAVLGGSMLSSPAAGVLADWFGRKKMMVVSGLMFVASVGLIVTSQSFVPLFLGRLLQGMSGGVIAVVVPLYLAETLDADVRGRGTAIFQFMLTFGIVMASLIGYFYTHQAEAAIAHAAGHAGLILAAENHAWRGMFLAVIYPGIIFFAGAFFLHESPRWLFRRGRVEAAGRALERTMSREEAAREIEEMQTVAAAGVAGAGGAVKERGSLLRRKYVLPFLLACLVLALNTATGINSVLAFVVVILMKAGWTATHATQGDVAVVVLNCVMTLVGVSLIDKKGRRFLLRIGTGGIVLSLALGAAIFFGFESQQTNVTARVASAVHGDTIALPVNTQSLGVAAKGANGMALTVVYRYGKGQQITTVQTNTAHPELRIAPKAAAAAAPLVIERAMYGPLPARRTGWMIALCLAGFIACYAAGPGVVVWLMLSELMPTRIRSMGMGIALLLNQGVSTMLAAIFLPVAGNYGYYAMFALWAVCAAAYFLTATTLLPETKGKTLEEIEVIFDRV
- a CDS encoding N-acetylglucosamine kinase, which codes for MAFFLGIDAGGTKADYALADEQGVIARVRSDSIKRMRVDAQAAAHHLETALKELTAKTGIAMSGIAQTCVGTAGETVPLVTDWLRAEIPARVGGGLLILGDVEIALDAAFRGEPGVLVLAGTGSNVAARTVEGRVITAGGWGPVLADQGSGHRIGLQALRALCLARDEEKTTLLLPAVLEFWQLSSFDELVAHANAIPGPDFSQLTRTVVDCAERGDDVAQAVLVEQGRELAHLACVLMRRMGQAGTFAPRLAFAGSIMEKVARVRAALIARVREEYPETQAMDGVVDPVDGALWRARGAAGIV